The following proteins come from a genomic window of Thiothrix winogradskyi:
- the pqqA gene encoding pyrroloquinoline quinone precursor peptide PqqA, with amino-acid sequence MKKSLKWTKPAFNEMRYGFEINLYIMNR; translated from the coding sequence ATGAAAAAGTCACTGAAATGGACTAAACCGGCATTCAACGAAATGCGCTACGGTTTCGAGATTAACCTGTACATTATGAATCGTTAA
- a CDS encoding YggS family pyridoxal phosphate-dependent enzyme, whose translation MTIRDNIQTIGERIRAAEQRFGRKPGSVQLLAVSKKHPSASIREAIDAGQTCFGENYVQEMVEKAAELANDHSNLDWHFIGPIQSNKTRLIASTARWVHSVDSLKIAQRLSDQKPADAPEINICLQVNISNEISKSGIQPEELAALASQIAALPGIRLRGLMAIPAPEQDFAQQRAVFAQVRALQEDLVAQGFTLDTLSMGMTDDMEAAIAEGATIVRIGTAIFGTRA comes from the coding sequence ATGACAATCCGTGACAATATCCAGACAATCGGCGAACGTATCCGCGCTGCCGAACAACGCTTTGGGCGTAAACCGGGCAGCGTGCAATTATTGGCAGTGAGCAAGAAACACCCCAGCGCCAGTATTCGTGAAGCCATCGACGCGGGGCAAACCTGTTTCGGTGAAAATTACGTGCAAGAAATGGTCGAAAAAGCTGCCGAACTTGCCAATGACCATAGCAATCTCGACTGGCATTTCATCGGCCCGATCCAATCCAACAAAACCCGTTTGATCGCCAGCACTGCCCGCTGGGTGCATTCGGTTGACAGTCTCAAAATTGCCCAGCGCTTAAGCGACCAAAAACCAGCGGACGCGCCAGAGATTAATATTTGCTTGCAAGTGAATATCAGCAATGAAATCAGCAAATCGGGGATACAACCGGAGGAATTGGCAGCATTAGCAAGTCAGATCGCTGCTTTACCGGGGATTCGCTTGCGGGGTTTGATGGCAATTCCTGCGCCAGAACAGGATTTCGCTCAGCAACGCGCCGTGTTTGCGCAAGTGCGGGCATTGCAAGAAGATTTGGTCGCGCAAGGTTTCACGCTGGATACGCTGTCAATGGGCATGACCGATGACATGGAAGCCGCGATTGCCGAAGGTGCAACCATCGTGCGCATTGGCACGGCGATTTTCGGCACACGGGCTTGA
- a CDS encoding PilT/PilU family type 4a pilus ATPase produces MDRDAAVSYVHKLLATMLEKKASDLYVTAEAAPSAKISSEMLPLTNQPLNEQTARMLVRAIMNDRQLKQFEEDMECNFSISLPGKARFRVNAFTQRGCAGMVLRHIPNHIPGLKDLGLPPVLRDIAMTKRGLVIMVGATGSGKSTTLASMVDFRNTNSKGHIVTIEDPIEFVHQHKGCLITQREVGVDTASYEIAMKNTLRQAPDVILLGEIRDRESMDYAIAYAETGHLCLSTLHANSSNQAIDRIINFFPEERRNQLLMDLSLNLKAVVSQRLVRKAKGEGRLPAVEVVINTPLMADLILKGDVPGMKILTSKSREHGMRTFDQALFDLIEARQITVHEALRHADSQNDLRLRLKLESRFAQDNDFFKGLDDLAIEPLENTRA; encoded by the coding sequence ATGGATCGCGATGCTGCTGTCAGCTACGTGCATAAGTTATTGGCGACTATGTTGGAAAAAAAGGCTTCCGACTTGTATGTTACGGCGGAGGCGGCTCCTTCTGCCAAAATTTCCAGCGAAATGCTGCCATTAACCAATCAGCCACTCAATGAGCAAACGGCGCGGATGTTGGTGCGGGCGATTATGAATGACCGCCAGCTCAAACAGTTCGAGGAGGACATGGAATGCAATTTTTCCATTAGTCTGCCGGGCAAAGCGCGATTCCGGGTGAATGCGTTCACGCAACGCGGTTGTGCGGGGATGGTCTTGCGCCATATTCCCAACCATATTCCGGGGTTGAAGGATTTGGGTTTGCCGCCGGTCTTGCGCGATATTGCGATGACCAAGCGCGGTTTGGTGATTATGGTGGGGGCGACCGGTTCAGGTAAATCGACCACACTGGCATCAATGGTCGATTTCCGCAATACCAATTCCAAAGGGCATATTGTCACGATTGAAGACCCGATTGAGTTTGTGCATCAGCACAAAGGGTGCTTGATTACGCAGCGCGAAGTGGGTGTCGATACCGCCAGCTATGAAATCGCGATGAAGAATACCTTGCGGCAAGCTCCTGATGTGATTTTGCTGGGGGAGATCCGTGACCGTGAGTCGATGGATTACGCGATTGCCTACGCCGAAACTGGGCATTTGTGCTTGTCGACCTTGCACGCCAACAGTTCCAACCAAGCGATTGACCGTATTATCAACTTTTTCCCGGAAGAACGCCGCAATCAATTATTGATGGATTTGTCGCTTAATCTTAAGGCGGTGGTCTCACAGCGGCTGGTGCGTAAAGCCAAAGGGGAAGGGCGTTTGCCTGCGGTGGAGGTGGTTATTAATACCCCATTAATGGCAGATTTAATCCTGAAAGGCGATGTGCCGGGCATGAAGATTCTGACCTCAAAATCGCGTGAACACGGAATGCGCACCTTCGACCAAGCGCTATTTGATCTGATTGAGGCACGGCAAATCACGGTGCATGAAGCTTTACGTCATGCGGATTCGCAGAATGACTTGCGCCTGCGTCTCAAACTGGAAAGCCGTTTCGCGCAAGATAATGACTTCTTCAAGGGGTTGGATGATTTGGCGATTGAACCACTGGAGAATACCCGCGCATGA
- a CDS encoding helix-turn-helix domain-containing protein, whose product MASSTSLSQRRRIIETQWSRFQSGSPFLKSTEIREDIMSSWQRSLQFIKPRQTHAPADDEYTALQRWQQSQLCQAARREQDQMVQLAKEGELVAAIADPQGRLLWTFSSSHMRSRAEAVNFTAGGHWDEHSVGTNAVGLAMKLRRSVTVFSSEHYLPFVHDWVCYAAPIMHPQSGEVVGILDMSTTWNRHTPLGQAAVTELARSIGRCLPSCLPRAELEIHALGQPRILFEGKPLNLPMRQVEILCLLALNPQGLTLEGFHAALYGDSRVSLTTLKAELSHLRRLLGGKIGSRPYRLQMPVWADFVQVWQALRQQRSDEAFALYRGSFLPQSTSPELEEWRHCIDAVMGRALESCQEPRVLMEKLCHSTSGSELVRERLAELMSMN is encoded by the coding sequence ATGGCTAGTAGTACAAGTTTATCGCAGCGCAGGCGAATTATTGAAACGCAGTGGAGCCGTTTCCAGTCCGGTAGCCCTTTTCTAAAAAGCACCGAAATCCGTGAAGACATTATGTCGTCGTGGCAACGCAGTTTACAGTTCATTAAGCCCCGCCAAACCCATGCACCCGCCGATGACGAATATACCGCCCTGCAACGGTGGCAGCAGTCGCAGCTTTGTCAGGCAGCCCGCCGTGAACAAGATCAAATGGTGCAATTGGCAAAAGAAGGTGAATTAGTCGCAGCCATTGCTGATCCGCAAGGGCGTTTGTTGTGGACTTTTTCCAGCAGTCATATGCGTAGCCGTGCCGAAGCAGTTAATTTTACCGCTGGTGGGCATTGGGATGAACATTCCGTGGGAACCAATGCTGTTGGTCTGGCGATGAAATTACGGCGTTCCGTGACGGTCTTTTCCTCAGAACACTACCTGCCTTTTGTCCATGACTGGGTGTGTTATGCCGCACCGATCATGCACCCGCAGTCCGGCGAGGTTGTGGGAATTCTCGATATGTCGACGACATGGAATCGTCATACACCATTGGGGCAGGCCGCTGTCACGGAATTGGCACGTTCCATCGGGCGGTGTTTGCCTAGCTGTTTGCCACGTGCGGAATTGGAAATCCACGCGTTGGGGCAGCCACGCATTTTGTTTGAAGGCAAGCCGTTAAACCTACCAATGCGCCAAGTGGAAATTCTGTGCTTATTGGCGCTCAACCCACAAGGCTTAACCTTGGAGGGTTTTCATGCAGCTCTATACGGTGATTCACGGGTTTCGCTGACCACGCTGAAAGCTGAATTGTCACACTTACGGCGTTTATTGGGTGGAAAAATCGGTTCGCGTCCTTACCGTTTGCAAATGCCAGTGTGGGCGGACTTTGTTCAGGTTTGGCAAGCCTTGCGCCAGCAACGCAGTGATGAAGCCTTTGCTCTTTACCGTGGTTCATTCCTGCCCCAATCCACTTCACCTGAGTTGGAGGAATGGCGGCATTGCATTGATGCGGTCATGGGACGGGCGTTAGAGTCGTGTCAGGAGCCGCGTGTTCTGATGGAAAAACTGTGTCATAGCACTTCCGGCAGTGAATTGGTGCGGGAACGTTTGGCTGAATTGATGTCGATGAATTAA
- the pqqB gene encoding pyrroloquinoline quinone biosynthesis protein PqqB, which yields MFVLVLGSAAGGGFPQWNCNCPMCAGERTGEIIARSRTQSSIAVSTDKVNWLLVNASPDIRTQLNANHELLQPARQLRDTGIVAVMLADSQIDHTTGLLILRESKQPLELYCTDSVYEDLTTGFPILNMLQHYCGTNRHALPLDGTAFSIPTLDNLRITPVSLHSKAPPYSPHREHPTPGDNVGFWFEDTATGGKLFYAPGLGEIEPHLQPFFADADCVLVDGTCWTDDEMSRRQVGTKLARQMGHLPQSGEGGMIEWLANFPAVRKILIHINNTNPILEETSPERAELAAAGIEVAFDGMLLEL from the coding sequence TTGTTTGTCTTGGTACTCGGTTCTGCGGCGGGCGGTGGATTTCCCCAATGGAACTGTAATTGCCCAATGTGTGCCGGGGAGCGAACGGGTGAGATTATTGCCCGTTCGCGTACCCAATCCTCCATTGCGGTTTCCACCGACAAAGTGAACTGGTTGCTGGTGAATGCTTCACCGGACATCCGTACCCAACTCAACGCTAACCATGAATTATTGCAACCCGCTCGCCAATTGCGCGATACCGGTATTGTGGCGGTGATGCTGGCGGATAGCCAAATTGACCACACCACGGGCTTGCTGATTTTGCGTGAAAGCAAACAGCCGCTGGAACTGTATTGCACGGATAGCGTGTACGAAGACCTGACCACGGGCTTTCCGATTCTGAACATGCTGCAACACTATTGCGGCACTAACCGCCATGCCTTACCGCTGGATGGCACGGCGTTCAGCATTCCCACCCTCGATAATCTGCGCATTACCCCCGTGAGTTTGCACAGCAAAGCGCCGCCGTATTCCCCGCACCGCGAACACCCTACCCCCGGCGATAATGTTGGTTTCTGGTTTGAAGATACCGCTACGGGTGGCAAATTGTTTTACGCCCCCGGCTTAGGCGAAATCGAACCGCACTTACAGCCATTTTTCGCCGATGCCGATTGTGTGCTGGTGGATGGCACGTGCTGGACAGATGATGAAATGTCACGCCGTCAGGTCGGGACGAAACTTGCCCGTCAAATGGGGCATCTGCCGCAATCCGGCGAAGGCGGCATGATCGAATGGCTGGCGAATTTCCCCGCTGTGCGCAAGATTCTGATTCACATCAATAATACCAACCCGATTCTGGAAGAAACCTCGCCCGAACGTGCTGAGCTGGCGGCGGCGGGGATTGAGGTTGCGTTTGATGGGATGTTGTTGGAATTGTAA
- a CDS encoding aldehyde dehydrogenase family protein, with product MQYANPNTDGAVIHFKERYGNFIGGEWKEPVKGEYFDNISPVNGKPFCQIPRSTAEDVELALDAAHAAKDAWGKTSVTARSNTLLKIADRIEANLEMLAVAETWDNGKAVRETLNADVPLCADHFRYFAGCLRAQEGTMGEIDEHTVAYHFHEPLGVVGQIIPWNFPLLMACWKLAPALAAGNCVVLKPAEQTPASILVMMELIADLLPAGVLNIVNGFGVEAGKALATSTRIAKIAFTGSTPVGSLIMKYAAENIIPSTVELGGKSPNVFFADVLDYEDAFVSKAVEGAVLAFFNQGEVCTCPSRLLIQESIYEKFIGMVIERAAMIKRGNPLDTEVMVGAQASQEQYEKILSYIQIGKEEGAEVITGGAAEQLGGDYCDGYYIQPTLLKGTNNMRVFQEEIFGPVVSVATFKDEAEALAIANDTEFGLGAGVWTRDMNRSYRMGRGIQAGRVWTNCYHLYPAHAAFGGYKKSGVGRETHKMMLDHYQQTKNLLVSYDVNPLGFF from the coding sequence ATGCAATACGCAAACCCGAATACCGACGGCGCTGTCATCCATTTCAAAGAACGTTACGGCAACTTCATCGGCGGCGAATGGAAAGAACCCGTCAAGGGCGAATACTTCGATAACATTTCTCCGGTCAACGGCAAGCCGTTCTGCCAAATTCCGCGTTCCACTGCCGAAGACGTTGAACTGGCACTGGATGCCGCCCACGCCGCTAAAGATGCGTGGGGCAAGACATCCGTCACCGCACGTTCCAATACCCTGCTGAAAATCGCGGATCGCATTGAGGCAAATCTGGAAATGCTGGCAGTCGCCGAAACCTGGGACAATGGCAAAGCCGTGCGCGAAACCCTCAACGCTGACGTGCCGCTGTGCGCGGATCACTTCCGCTATTTCGCGGGCTGCTTGCGGGCGCAAGAAGGCACGATGGGCGAAATCGACGAACACACCGTCGCGTACCATTTCCACGAGCCATTAGGCGTAGTCGGGCAAATCATCCCCTGGAACTTCCCCCTATTGATGGCGTGCTGGAAACTCGCTCCGGCATTAGCAGCCGGTAACTGCGTGGTGCTGAAACCCGCCGAACAAACCCCAGCTTCGATCCTCGTCATGATGGAACTGATTGCTGACCTATTGCCAGCAGGCGTATTGAACATTGTTAACGGCTTCGGCGTGGAAGCAGGCAAAGCACTCGCAACCAGCACCCGCATCGCCAAAATCGCTTTCACCGGCTCTACCCCGGTCGGCTCGCTGATTATGAAATACGCGGCGGAAAATATTATTCCTTCCACCGTCGAATTGGGTGGCAAATCCCCGAATGTGTTCTTCGCTGACGTGTTGGATTATGAAGATGCGTTTGTGAGCAAAGCGGTCGAAGGCGCAGTATTGGCATTCTTCAACCAAGGCGAAGTTTGCACCTGCCCATCACGCTTATTGATTCAGGAATCCATTTACGAAAAATTCATTGGCATGGTCATCGAACGTGCGGCAATGATCAAACGCGGCAACCCGTTGGATACTGAAGTCATGGTCGGCGCACAAGCCTCCCAAGAGCAGTACGAAAAAATTCTCAGCTATATCCAAATTGGCAAGGAAGAAGGCGCAGAAGTCATTACCGGGGGCGCAGCCGAGCAATTGGGTGGCGACTACTGCGACGGTTATTACATCCAACCGACGCTGCTGAAAGGCACCAATAATATGCGCGTGTTCCAAGAAGAAATCTTCGGACCAGTCGTGTCCGTGGCTACTTTCAAAGACGAAGCCGAAGCACTGGCGATTGCCAATGACACCGAATTCGGCTTAGGTGCAGGCGTGTGGACACGTGACATGAACCGTTCTTACCGCATGGGGCGTGGCATTCAAGCCGGTCGTGTATGGACAAACTGCTACCATCTCTACCCTGCTCACGCTGCGTTCGGTGGCTACAAAAAGTCCGGTGTTGGTCGCGAAACCCACAAGATGATGCTTGATCATTACCAGCAAACCAAAAACCTGCTAGTAAGCTACGACGTAAACCCATTGGGCTTCTTCTAA
- a CDS encoding PilT/PilU family type 4a pilus ATPase, with product MTILTEAELRITPMLNMMVKQNASDLYLTTGAHATIKMRGQLKRISREPMKPGNIRQLAEEILTATEIEAFFTDRELNKGFSLKGIGRFRMNFYFQRGEVSMVIRHIRSDIRSPDELKLPEVLKKLVMQKEGMLLFVGSTGSGKSTSMASLIQHRNEHHSGHILTIEDPIEYTFRHGKSIIGQREVGFDTLSYANAMREAMREAPDMIMVGEVRDTETMDAVLGFADTGHLVLSTLHATNVIQALERMLYLFPSENKNRVLMDLSLNLRGIVAQRLIPDEQDGLHLAAEVLVNTPYVAELIRTGQFGELKDIIAKGSVDGMQTFDQALYQLYTDSYISKTVALEYAGSRNDLEWQINFGAGQAAGSDADYALPEMA from the coding sequence ATGACAATTTTAACTGAAGCCGAGCTGCGCATTACCCCAATGTTGAATATGATGGTGAAGCAAAATGCATCGGATTTGTATTTGACCACGGGGGCGCACGCCACGATTAAAATGCGTGGGCAGCTTAAGCGCATTAGCCGCGAACCGATGAAACCGGGCAATATTCGTCAATTAGCTGAAGAGATCCTCACCGCAACCGAAATTGAAGCTTTCTTTACTGATCGTGAATTAAATAAGGGATTTTCGCTGAAAGGCATTGGGCGTTTCCGCATGAATTTTTATTTTCAGCGCGGGGAAGTGTCGATGGTGATTCGCCATATTCGTTCCGACATTCGCTCGCCGGATGAGTTGAAATTGCCGGAAGTGCTGAAAAAGTTGGTGATGCAAAAGGAAGGGATGTTGCTGTTTGTAGGTTCCACAGGGTCGGGTAAATCCACGTCGATGGCATCCTTGATTCAGCACCGCAATGAGCACCATTCTGGGCATATTTTGACGATTGAAGATCCGATTGAATACACCTTCCGCCACGGCAAATCCATTATCGGGCAGCGTGAAGTCGGTTTTGATACCTTGAGTTACGCCAATGCGATGCGCGAAGCGATGCGTGAAGCCCCTGACATGATCATGGTGGGAGAAGTACGCGATACCGAAACGATGGATGCGGTGTTGGGTTTTGCCGATACTGGGCATTTGGTATTGTCGACCTTGCACGCTACCAATGTGATTCAGGCACTGGAGCGGATGCTGTATTTGTTTCCCAGTGAAAACAAAAACCGGGTATTGATGGATTTGTCCTTGAATCTACGCGGTATTGTGGCACAACGGCTGATTCCCGATGAACAGGATGGCTTGCATCTGGCAGCGGAGGTATTGGTGAATACCCCGTATGTGGCAGAACTGATCCGCACCGGACAATTTGGCGAGTTGAAAGACATTATCGCCAAAGGTTCGGTGGATGGGATGCAAACCTTTGACCAAGCCTTATACCAGCTTTACACCGACAGCTATATCAGCAAGACCGTGGCGTTGGAATACGCCGGTTCCCGCAACGATTTGGAATGGCAAATCAATTTCGGTGCGGGTCAGGCGGCGGGGAGCGATGCGGATTATGCCTTGCCGGAAATGGCTTAA
- a CDS encoding porin, whose amino-acid sequence MNKNPITLAIILAFSTCSLAAHAATWQAGDWELGLGGNVNTFYTVTTCDAGDLGAKGGTMAGLACADLDAGGTASGDTHSVSNGLLPASLNFSAKTKQSGYDLSGNVNVYYGMASQDANGLPGDALDFSTVDARQVYLTFGNDKMGTVKAGRDFGLFGFDPIINDMSLIGNGATFASAGPGHTTLGGLGYGYVYTDRLAQINWTAPKKNGVEATVGIFNPVDGVESNGKSTGDGGQPGVHGKISYDWDGGKGVKAKVSATAINQKVRLANGDKPSISGTDVFAKVDVNKASFAGAYYQGEGMDTLGLGGIIFPGFSSTTGEAEEVEGYMAQASYTVGKTKLGVNYSESEQTKLTKVKNDKVTVGAYHKLTDSLTLIGEASNQTSELAGVGEDKSGSVAVGAMLSF is encoded by the coding sequence ATGAATAAGAATCCCATTACATTGGCAATTATCCTTGCGTTCAGCACATGCAGCCTAGCTGCCCATGCCGCCACTTGGCAGGCGGGCGATTGGGAATTGGGCTTGGGTGGCAATGTTAATACGTTTTACACCGTGACCACCTGTGATGCTGGCGATTTGGGCGCGAAAGGTGGCACGATGGCTGGCTTGGCATGTGCTGATTTGGATGCGGGTGGAACTGCCAGTGGCGATACCCATAGTGTTTCCAACGGTTTATTACCCGCGTCACTGAATTTCAGTGCCAAAACGAAACAGAGTGGCTACGACCTCAGTGGTAACGTCAATGTGTACTACGGAATGGCGTCACAAGATGCCAATGGTTTACCGGGTGATGCGCTGGACTTTTCCACGGTGGATGCGCGTCAAGTCTACCTGACCTTCGGCAACGACAAGATGGGGACTGTCAAAGCCGGGCGTGATTTCGGTTTGTTTGGCTTTGACCCGATCATTAATGACATGAGCTTGATTGGCAATGGTGCAACCTTCGCTTCCGCAGGCCCCGGGCATACTACCCTTGGCGGTTTGGGTTATGGCTATGTGTATACCGACCGTCTGGCACAAATTAACTGGACGGCACCGAAGAAAAACGGGGTGGAAGCAACCGTCGGGATTTTCAACCCCGTGGATGGGGTCGAATCCAACGGCAAATCCACTGGTGATGGCGGACAGCCTGGTGTTCACGGCAAAATCAGCTATGACTGGGATGGCGGCAAAGGCGTAAAAGCAAAGGTTTCCGCCACAGCAATCAATCAAAAAGTCCGTCTCGCCAATGGTGATAAACCCAGCATCAGCGGTACGGATGTCTTCGCTAAAGTCGATGTGAATAAAGCCAGTTTTGCCGGTGCGTATTATCAAGGCGAAGGCATGGATACCCTCGGTTTGGGCGGGATTATTTTCCCCGGCTTTAGTAGCACGACCGGCGAAGCTGAAGAAGTGGAAGGCTACATGGCACAAGCCAGTTATACCGTGGGCAAAACCAAATTGGGCGTCAACTACTCTGAAAGTGAGCAAACCAAACTCACTAAAGTCAAAAATGACAAAGTGACCGTGGGCGCTTACCACAAACTCACCGACAGCCTCACCCTCATTGGCGAAGCGTCTAACCAAACCAGTGAATTAGCGGGTGTTGGCGAAGACAAATCCGGTAGTGTTGCCGTTGGTGCAATGTTGTCGTTCTAA
- a CDS encoding protein adenylyltransferase SelO family protein produces the protein MQLLSELSFQQHFHTLGTTFYTPHLPQGLEQAQRVCANTSVATLLDIDPTECDTDLFLQVFSGNTLLPGMHPIAHAYAGHQFGKFNPFLGDGRNVLLGEIRSSSGVWDMALKGVGRTPYARSADGRAGLEECLHEYTLSEQLAALGVPTSRVLCIVSGKPLVYRQGFQPAAILTRIAPSHIRFGTFEYHYFRRDHSALRQLADHVITQHYPECLGTDEARYARWFAAVVQRTARLIAHWQAVGFTHGVMNTDNQSIVGVTLDLGESSFTPDHDPHYVGNRDDVTGRYAFGQQPIIGLWNCNVLARALSPLIASQDIKTALARYEIEYLNHYASLTTSSA, from the coding sequence ATGCAGCTTTTATCTGAACTCAGCTTTCAACAACATTTCCACACCCTAGGCACAACATTTTACACACCTCACCTACCGCAAGGGTTGGAGCAAGCGCAACGCGTATGTGCCAACACCAGCGTTGCCACTTTGCTGGATATTGATCCCACCGAATGCGATACCGACTTGTTCCTGCAAGTGTTCAGTGGCAATACTTTATTACCCGGAATGCACCCCATTGCGCACGCCTACGCGGGGCATCAATTCGGCAAATTTAATCCGTTTTTAGGGGATGGGCGTAATGTGCTGCTAGGGGAAATCCGCAGCAGTAGCGGCGTGTGGGATATGGCACTCAAAGGGGTGGGCAGAACTCCTTATGCTCGCAGCGCCGATGGACGTGCCGGTCTGGAAGAATGCTTGCACGAATACACCCTCAGCGAACAATTAGCCGCACTCGGTGTACCCACCAGCCGGGTGTTGTGTATCGTTTCCGGCAAACCGCTGGTGTATCGTCAGGGTTTCCAACCTGCGGCGATTCTCACCCGCATTGCACCGAGCCACATCCGTTTTGGCACGTTTGAATACCATTATTTCCGCCGCGACCATTCCGCCTTGCGCCAACTGGCTGACCATGTGATCACGCAACACTACCCAGAATGCCTGGGTACAGACGAAGCACGCTACGCCCGCTGGTTTGCTGCTGTGGTGCAGAGAACGGCGCGGTTGATTGCCCATTGGCAAGCGGTTGGCTTTACACACGGGGTTATGAATACCGACAACCAGTCGATTGTCGGGGTCACGCTGGATTTGGGGGAAAGTAGCTTCACCCCCGATCACGATCCGCATTATGTGGGTAATCGTGATGATGTAACGGGGCGCTACGCTTTTGGACAACAGCCGATTATTGGCTTATGGAACTGCAATGTATTGGCACGCGCTTTATCGCCACTCATCGCCTCGCAGGACATAAAAACAGCACTGGCACGCTATGAAATCGAATACTTGAACCATTATGCATCACTCACAACGTCATCCGCTTAA
- a CDS encoding type IV pilus twitching motility protein PilT has translation MDITQLLAFSVKNNASDLHLSGGMPPMIRVDGEMRKINLPVLDHKQVHALVYDIMNDHQRKNYEEHWECDFSFEIPGVARFRVNAFNQNRGAGAVFRTIPSKVLTLDQLGAPGIFRKISENPRGLVLVTGPTGSGKSTTLAAMVDYKNDTDYGHILTIEDPIEFVHESKKSLVNQREVHRDTKGFEAALRSALREDPDTILVGEMRDLETIRLALTAAETGHLVFGTLHTTSAPKTIDRIVDVFPAAEKEMVRSMLSESLQAVISQTLLKKKGGGRVAAHEILIGNRAVRNLIRENKIAQMRSAMQTGQSDGMQTLDQSLKNLVMKGLVDREAARRKADNPDSI, from the coding sequence ATGGACATTACCCAACTATTGGCGTTCAGCGTCAAAAACAATGCATCCGACTTGCACTTGTCGGGCGGGATGCCTCCCATGATCCGTGTCGATGGCGAAATGCGCAAGATCAACTTGCCGGTGCTCGACCATAAACAAGTACACGCGCTGGTGTACGACATCATGAATGATCACCAACGTAAAAACTACGAAGAGCATTGGGAATGCGATTTTTCGTTTGAAATTCCCGGTGTGGCGCGGTTTCGTGTGAATGCCTTTAACCAAAACCGTGGCGCAGGTGCGGTGTTTCGTACCATCCCCAGCAAAGTATTAACGCTGGATCAGTTGGGTGCGCCAGGTATTTTTCGGAAAATTTCGGAAAACCCACGCGGCTTGGTGTTGGTGACAGGGCCGACCGGTTCGGGTAAATCCACCACCCTCGCGGCGATGGTCGATTACAAAAATGATACCGATTACGGGCATATTTTGACCATTGAAGACCCGATCGAATTCGTGCACGAAAGCAAAAAAAGTTTGGTCAACCAACGTGAAGTGCATCGCGATACCAAAGGCTTTGAAGCCGCCCTCCGTTCCGCCTTGCGTGAAGACCCGGATACCATTCTGGTCGGGGAAATGCGTGACTTGGAAACGATTCGCTTGGCACTAACCGCAGCAGAAACCGGGCATTTGGTATTCGGCACGTTGCATACGACATCCGCACCCAAAACCATTGACCGTATTGTGGACGTGTTCCCCGCTGCCGAAAAAGAGATGGTGCGTTCCATGCTTTCCGAATCCTTGCAAGCGGTGATTTCGCAAACTTTGCTGAAGAAAAAAGGTGGGGGGCGCGTGGCAGCACACGAAATTCTGATTGGCAATCGGGCGGTGCGTAACCTGATTCGTGAAAATAAGATTGCGCAAATGCGTTCTGCGATGCAAACCGGGCAAAGTGACGGGATGCAAACCCTTGATCAATCACTGAAAAACTTGGTGATGAAAGGTTTGGTGGATCGTGAAGCGGCGCGGCGTAAAGCCGATAACCCGGATTCTATTTAA
- a CDS encoding DUF4124 domain-containing protein, translating to MFGLMSVSVQAEIYRWVDAAGNTVYGDNPPKQSAAKPVDLPMLTVADSPAPAPAAKLDAAPAAEEEAYTDFAITSPSADEAIRANEGNVTVSVSLKPALKPGDSVALYLDSKQVGSGASLSFALTEVERGEHSVFAVLSNAEGDIIQNTEPVTFSVLRHSALQ from the coding sequence ATGTTTGGTCTTATGAGCGTGTCGGTGCAGGCGGAAATTTACCGTTGGGTGGATGCTGCCGGTAACACGGTGTATGGCGATAACCCACCGAAACAAAGTGCTGCCAAGCCCGTCGATTTGCCGATGTTAACCGTGGCAGATAGCCCCGCTCCTGCACCCGCTGCCAAGCTCGACGCCGCCCCCGCAGCAGAGGAAGAAGCGTATACCGATTTTGCGATTACCTCACCGAGTGCGGATGAAGCCATCCGTGCTAATGAGGGGAATGTGACGGTGAGTGTATCCCTGAAACCGGCATTAAAACCCGGCGATAGCGTGGCACTTTATCTGGACTCAAAACAAGTCGGATCCGGCGCATCACTGTCTTTTGCATTGACCGAAGTGGAACGCGGCGAACACAGCGTATTTGCCGTTTTAAGCAATGCGGAAGGTGACATTATTCAAAACACCGAGCCGGTAACATTCAGCGTCTTACGGCATTCAGCCCTGCAATAG